GAGGCGTTTTTCACCCATTGCTCGGGGCTGAAAACCGTGGTGCCGTCGAACCCGCATGACGCCAAGGGGCTGCTGCTCGCCGCGATTGCCGATCCCGATCCGGTGATCTTTCTGGAGCCGAAGCGGCTTTATAACGGCCCGTTTGACGGCCATCACGACAAGCCGGTGGAAAGCTGGAAGAAGCACCCCTGGGGCGAGGTGCCGGAGGGGAACGAGATTGTGCCGCTCGGCAAGGCAGCGGTCCGGCGCGAGGGCAAGGATGTGACCGTACTGGCTTACGGCACGATGGTTTATGTTGCGGAAGCCGCGGCAGAGGAAACCGGCGTCGATGCGGAGATCATTGATCTGCGTACACTCCTGCCGCTGGATGTCGACGCCATCGAGGAATCGGTGAAGAAAACCGGGCGCTGTGTGATCGTGCATGAGGCGACGCGGACCTCGGGTTTCGGGGCGGAACTGTCGGCCATCGTGCAGGAGGCTTGTTTCTACAATCTGGAAGCGCCGATCATTCGCGTGACCGGCTGGGACACACCTTATCCGCATGCGCAGGAATGGGATTATTTCCCCGGCCCCGCCCGCGTTGGCGCGGCGCTGAAAACCGTGATGGAGGGCTGAGATGGGGGTTCATGCAATCCGCCTGCCGGATATTGGCGAAGGCGTGGCAGAGGCCGAACTGACCGAATGGCATGTGAAGCCCGGCGATGTCGTGCAGGAAGACGACGTTCTGGCGGCGGTCATGACCGACAAGGCCTCCATCGAGGTGCCAAGCTCGGTCTCCGGCACCGTGGTCGATCTGGGCGGCGAGATCGGAGACATGATCGCCGTTGGCGCGGTTCTGATACGGATCGAGATTGACGGCGACGGCAACGAGATTGCGGCACCTGCAGCACCTGCAGCAGAGCCGAAGCCTGCGAAGGTGGAAACGCCACCCGAACCGGAAACCCCAGAGCCAGCACCCGCCAAACCGGAAGCTGCGGCCCAGAAGAAGCCCGCCGC
The genomic region above belongs to Paracoccus sp. SCSIO 75233 and contains:
- a CDS encoding alpha-ketoacid dehydrogenase subunit beta, which produces MAQMTMIEALRSAHEVAMEADDRVVVFGEDVGYFGGVFRVTAGLQQKFGKSRCFDAPINELGIVGTAIGMAAYGLRPVIEIQFADYVYPAIDQIVSEAARIRHRSAGDFTCPLVIRMPTGGGIFGGQTHSQSPEAFFTHCSGLKTVVPSNPHDAKGLLLAAIADPDPVIFLEPKRLYNGPFDGHHDKPVESWKKHPWGEVPEGNEIVPLGKAAVRREGKDVTVLAYGTMVYVAEAAAEETGVDAEIIDLRTLLPLDVDAIEESVKKTGRCVIVHEATRTSGFGAELSAIVQEACFYNLEAPIIRVTGWDTPYPHAQEWDYFPGPARVGAALKTVMEG